GAATGTTATGTATACAGATTTACTCATCTTgagattttttctttttcttttttttcttttcactaCTTAATGGTGTAGTAGTGTCTTCAGTTTCTTGAACCTCGCTTGTACCTTCTACttcttgtttcattttctttttcttcttcttcgtatgttctgtaacaaaaaatgtggtgatatgttttaaaaacggaattatttaataaatttgaaaataagatAAACTATGAGCTATGAAACGAACCCTTAGTTATTTCGGATGATTCATGTTCGGATATTTGTGAAGTTTCTAATTGTTGGCCTTCTGTAACAGATGCAGAACTACCTTCTTCagttatatttgttttaactttcttctttttcttttttgttacgGGCGTAGTCTCATCTTCTACATTCGTTTCAGTCAATCCTTCTGTAACCGTTGATTCTTCTGCGGTTTCAGTGTgctgctttttctttttcttcttagGAATTTCTTCATCCCGTTTTACTACTTCTTCTTCCGGTTTCACTATTTCTTCAATTAATGGCTTCTTACCTTCAATTTCTGAATGCCGTCTCTTGTTACTTGGCAGAGTTGTGTCAGCAGATGCAGGATATTGAAGATATTCACTCTTTGTCTGGTACTTTTCGAACTTTGCTTTTGCTTTGCCTGTTCCGCTGATTCTACGAAGATTACCTTCTTCTAATATTCTCATACGTGCTTCTAATTTCGCTTTATGTTCAGCACCGAGATCAAAATTACTGTCCTCTCCTAAAGCATCCACCCTTGTCGCTAATGCAGCTTTAGCAGCCAACATTCTTGacatttttcctttatttttcgttgaaGTTTGTCCTACTAGTTGTGCATGGTAAATTAAACCATATTTCGGTGTatctttctttgtttttaatgCTCGGAAGAGTGCTTTCTCTGCGCCAAGTATTTGTACTGTAGAAGCTGGATGTTTGGCAAGATTGATTAATGAACCGGCATGTGAAATTAACCGTGCTCCAACCAAATCACCAACGAGAACAGTTAAATTTGGCGCCATTGCCATCATTCTTGCTTTAAGGTAATCATACAACTGTGTCCTGTACTgagaaatttcaataacttGATCACATAAATgttgaatattcaaaatatcatCGTCAGAGATCTCAGTTCCCATAGATATTTCAGCAGCTTCTTTAACTTTCTCTTCAACATCTTCCGGTAATACATCAGATAAATCAGAGTTACAAGTATTTTCTCTagttccaataatttttactgtctTCACGaatgctatattatctgtaactATCTTTCCTAATTCTGGGAAGTGCCAGCCATACCACTCGCGACAGCGCATGAcatagttatttaattctttgtcTAAATCATCTAATAGACAGACAGCTTGAATTATCATAGTGTCAATTTTATCGGGTGAAAATTTAAGCTTATATCTAGACAAACTATGTGCCAAACCCAATGCCATAGCTGTCATCTCTTTTTTTGGAAGGCCAGCAAATAAACCATCTACCTGACTGCGAATGCATCTCATTAACTCTTGTATAGCAGTATTGCTAACACAAGATAAGCTCAACTTATCTTTTATAGCATTTCCCAGTTTAGCATCGGCAACAGCCAATTGTTCTTGAACTTCTGAACAATGCTTTTTTAGGATCTTTTTCAACGATTTGCATAGTTTCCCTTCTACTGCTGCTGTTGTAGCTGCCAAAGCTTCAGTGGTATCagcaaatttttcaaaatgtttcaattttagtctaaaataaaataaaaacaaaattaatcattGACTGGCACATTGAAATCCATTGCTACGAATATATAAtcagattttcgaaatttccatATTAACAAAACTTTACTTGTTACTTACATCTTACTAGCGGCTTCAGGCGTTTCAAAGTCTTGAAATAGGTTATCTACTTGTGTTAGCTTACTTTCATCGAGCAACTGTACGAGAAACATATATGTGACGTTAAGACGTAGTTTAAGTTTTACATGtcaacatttaataatttctttcgttaCACATGCCAGTCattaaacagaattaaaagatattcgaAATCTGAACACGTGTTGTAACATGAaggttatatattattggatacattaaaataatacataccTTGAAAATAGCATATCCCGCTGGGGTTTCGAATAACACCAAcattttcgtttcctttttctttcaaagtataaaaatcaatgacTGTTCGACTACCCTCAaatctgtaattaaaattacaaacttGAGACTTTTATGGAAAGTGTGCATTGCATACATACAATTCCATAGTTCTTTAACACGCCACAGCACGCGCTAAAAACAACATGGCTCCATATTGtgctctctcactctcgctTGCTTTATCATTACCAATGCTTTGTTCTTCTTTGTCTCGTCGGATTGTCAGCCAATCAGAATGACATAAACTATTAATTGTTGGTGTACAAATTCTGATCACACGAACGACGTAGCCAATAGAATGGTAACTTTAGACGGATCCTGTGAACTTGTCAAAACATTTCCACGAGACATACTTATCTTGAAGTACATTGAACACCTTCGGAAATACGTTAGACGCgacatatttcatttatttgaaagtgaGTGCGCGCGGCGAGTGAAGCCGCGGGCACGGTAAAGTAAGACAAGCTAGGTTTCCTATCTATACGCAGAACCTTATGAGTATCGTACTGTGTTTCTCTCCATAGTATCACGTTCTCTTTCTACAAAACTTGCGCGGAGCTGGAACGTCATAAACTAGTGGGGATATTTAAATTCGGTGTATATATCTgacgattttatattacattacatagTCTTTCATTCTAATCAATTTCTAAAAGCAATGAGTGTAACGTCGTATATACGTTCTGTAAGTACACGAGAATTATAAAGTTTACTTTACTTGTAACATAACCTGttgtaacataattaatttcttttcagaTGCTATTAGTCAATCAAAATAATCTTCTGAAAAGGAGTATTCATGTTAGTACAGTGCACAATAGAACTCAAGCTGGTCGTTACAGACCTAAACTAAGACAACCACAACACTTAACATATGAAATGGCAAATCCTCCTCATCATATTGTAGCAAGAAAGGCTTGGAATTCTTGGAACACCTGTACGAAACGAATTTCCTTTCAAATTACAGTTTTTTACTCGTTTAATCATTTTGGTGAGATAacgttaattttttcattcgctTTCAGCAAATATAGAAGACGGTAAGAGACCATCAGAAACTCTTGTAgaggatatatttattagaaattttgtaaCCGGGACATGGCATGACCTGTTTgcaagtgaaataattattaaaaggcaACATAATTTAATCAGAATTGCTGGTATTGTTGTACGAAAAATAGGACCTACCAAAATGTACTTTTTAATGGGCTATACTGAAGAGCTTTTAAGTTATTGGCTGCATTGTCCAGTTAAAATGGAGCTTGTAACAACACACGAGAAACGTGATGTtgtatataaagtaatataactttgtataaaaatgttttcttaatatagctatatttaaattatataattgtaatcaatgatgtaaataaatcaaaatactAGGTTTGTGATTGTATGTTAAATTTATCATTGTATCTTGTCTgtagttttcttttaaaatcaacTGTGTTAGTTGATTTAATTGTTTGATTTAACAGAACCCAATTCTTGagtaatacatatattgtatcatTATAGATTGCGATCACATTAGTTTCTTGGATGCCTGTTCGCTTATCGAcagtatgtatacataaaaataacatttgaaGTTTAAGATGCAAAATTTTGCAGAGACAGTTTTTACCACTTTACTATCGCTTCCGGcaattttaaagttttatacTTTGATTTTGCAGAAATGTTGAAAACGGGTAAATCATGTTCATGACTCTTAGTTATGATTTatgtctatttattattttttaaaaaatcgtcatATCAACGAAAGTATTTTTGAAATGAGAATATTGGTTGGTGcatgatttttttctttttaaagtagacaataaatttgtttcttgaatattttcaatttattttacgttagttaataaattgttacattcAATCATGACTCAAACGCAGCCCATATACAATCATtgcattttcaataaaaagtaaattacaTGTCACTTGAAAACAGGTATTTAAATTAGAAGGGTACTTAAGTGCAGACTGACAGAGCATTCAAACTTCTTTACATATTCTACTAAACACATTCTCTCCTTCGTTATGTCCTTACAACTCTTGTCTTCAATATTCAATCAGGACCGTGTTGCTACTTATTTGTACTTTCCATAAATCTTTGAGTATTTATATGAGTGTATAGTAATGAGGAATCatgaataattatcaaactatgattgattttgtttttcaaacaaattcatGATATGCCGGACACTgaagttattgcaaaaataaaaacttaacatataaaaatatgaataaaatctataaactGATGACCACAATGTATATTTCGTGTGTTGtcgacaaaatatttaataattaagtgtTTACAAGGTATTTAAGAAGATTCATAgatgtacattttttttttttagaaaagcATTCCTTCTGCGTTGAAACATATTTTGGTTTGtgtaagaaaaagtaaaagtagagaattttagaaaaacaaGTCGTGATTCCAACATTCTCACTATGCGAATAAAGAATGTCTAAAAGCATACACGAAATCTGATtgaatttacattatttaacattgagatgtaattatttttatgacgGACGCAACAATTATGTTGTAATGTTTACAATCGTTTGATcatgtttttataaaagtacaGGCTGAAATGTGCTGTGCTTGtccttattttattctactattaCATTCCTATTAATGGAAGtcaaaaatttacattgcTGCACGAAACTGTGTAGAATGCAATAAACATGATTTGGATATTGCACTTTGTTACAGTAAATAAGTAGTTGTGTGTTCTCCACCAAATTATCTTTggatttgtattaaatattatcatttaccTATTGTAATGGTACtacattgttaaaaaagaaCGTGAAGTAAAAGTGACTACCTATTGCAAAACTCTATTAACAGCTTACAAAATTTAGTAAACCATACAATTTGATGAAAGTAGTTGTtctagtaaataaaattatattaatacatctAGAAATGTTTTGTGTTGTATAATAAGGTGTACATTAttgctaaaatatatattagaaaattactttttggtgttacttattatactgtttgacaatatttgctaaattcgaaaatgtatttttatataagaatataatatattctgatACCacataaattatcattttgtataacttaTTTAACAAAGCAATACTATTCTACACAGTATTGTGCAtacattgtatttatttatatacccTTAAATTATGTAGTATACCAAGAATTACAATGTGTAAGGTATGTACTACATATAATCGATCAAAGTATAGAGGATGtactaaacattttaaacaacaGAACTTGATGTTTGCGTCACTTAGAAttgacaattaatatttaactacataaaaatatttacctaCCATCAACTAATCTAAacctattattaaattttctatataatggAGAGGCTCAGAAGATTGAGAATTAacatagttaaaaatatttgtaacattGGTATTTTAACAATACTAAAAGGTTGATGGAACTATTTTGAGAGATTCATTTCTTTAATGATATAGAATTGTTACAGTTGAATTGAAAGAACTTTGCGATAGTTCAATGAATTctcatattataattgtatttaaaattcaagaaaCATCACTCTCTCATCGTATCGATTACAGACAAGTAAATTTCTTGAAACATTCTCGatgctttttaataataatcgttaactttaaaatttctCACTTACAGCAAATCTAAAAAGATAtcttaaaatcaaattattcttGCACTATGCGTCTTTTCATGAATGTGGAATGATCCTATTTGTAACATGccataattaaattgtaaaataaaataatcgaatgtCTTTCCAgtacatatattttcttaatattttttttattgaaacgtcttttattatacaagtgaatacatttattttgcgTACTGAAGAATTTGGAAAAGTAATTGATTATTTGCGTATGAAAACGAAATTTCGTGTgaatttagataataaaaataaactaaatgaaactaatattattcatttgttaaagtaaaatttttaccTAAATAATGGTTCTATGTAAGTACTCCATTTATTGTCATACTGTATATTGAACACTACATATTGatcatttcttttttgctctaaacaattctattttctgTCATCAAATGCACAAACATAGGtatactgaaatattaattacgacatgtaataatatagttttattatatcactAGTTGACTAGAGTAAAATAATCGGTTTTAAAGCAGTAATAATGGATATTTAGTGAttctaataatgtttttatgtATAAGGAGACAAACCGATATTATAGAAACTAATCCGAATGCTTACAAAGGTTCAATAGACTGTTTTTTGTTATAatgttatgtatttttttttatcacaagtattgtattaaatattaatactgttGTGTCTGACTAAATACACGATTGAACTTGATATTATTGTACATACGAATGTACTTCATATATGCGACTTGAATTTGTTAAGCATTGATATGATATTTCTCCATTCTTTAAGGATgcttaaaaaaaatgtttaaatttatgtaatacataaaatatcatgttacaaaaattttatacgatagcaatatatttataaattttacgtataaaaatgaactatGCAATTGAATATAAACAACTAAACCTTTATGAGAATTCATCGAACTGTGTTAAGAATGTATTCAGTACAGCATAGGACACTTCTAActctattgttatatttattttgtaaaaaagaaaccaCATTATTCTTAACATTGGAAAGAATTAAATCTTTGCTGCTTTTTTACAGTGAACTTCGTATTACGGTTTATATGCATTCGCGTTAGTAAAAGTGGtgttattacattaaaaaaacagTAGTTCTCAAATTTATGTAATCGAGcaacaaaaaattgatttcgaatGACCAAATAGATGTAATATATGCAAGTCAAGAATTATCAGTAATTCAATTCGAGATTTacgtttatttttctgaacTGTGTTCcgtaatataactataaatgtacatattaaaaagaattgaattaataatgtttcattaaaaagaatatttacattGAGAACCGCTGTATTTAGAATAGAGTACACATATGATGTCTAAgctaaaatgttatattaatcattaatcttCTCGAGCTTCTATTTGATGaagttattttcaatattatggCACAGTCTTTGTGTGCCAAAATGCACAAAAACGCATGGTGTCGCATAATGCTTTTATACCCATACGAACAAGATGACAGAGATTAAAGTGCTTGTCTTGTTAACGTTTGAAATGAaactgttttaattgaatttatcgtGAACGATGTCCAAATAATGAAACTACTTGTCTAAACCTTTTAAAGTGAAGAACAATTGTCTATtcatatgttaaaatattcaaattacaattaattttataagcaCTCGTACTTTGttgataaaatgtaataaaaagttaCATATGCAAACCCGTACAAAACTGTGTTCAAATGCTGTGCATTGTACCTCAATACAACCTCTTTTTATACATCAAAGCTATTTGTTTCATCCATCAAAAATAGCAAagtacattttcttttaaataaaatatttaaaacattatttttacaaacaaaGAATCAATTgtcgtaaaatataaagataatgTTACTTCCTTGCTGTAAAAAACGTAGAGGTATTGTCAGGATTAAAAAGTGTTTAAATTCTAAacttaatacataatattatataaaaattattgataattctaaattttatttcatttcacgaaatttcatattatgtGGAAAAcgaatacaatacaatttcctttttttattatgttaatgaatcaattaaaaagaaatgtagaTGTAAGAATTTTAACTATTTAGAATCGAGCTCTCGAAAAGATTTTGTCACATGAagcattaacatttattatcataCATCTTATTGACGTTAAAATAGGTACATATACCGtataaagaatgaaaattttaatttttaaaaactacaaAGTATAATGTGCAGTTTCAATTTAGGCCCCAAATTATGAGTAACCGTTGTAGTATATTTTGTGTATCCATTGTTCATTTGATTGAGTAATAATGTGATTCGTGGATAATATATGAATACATATACAAATAGACACTGCCATTTCTATTctcattaattaaaactagAATGTAATTAGCTACTTTATACAACATTTACTACACACATGACTTTGATAAACTAATTGCATACTACTTGTATAATTCAGTTGttgtttttatcaaatatgaaTGGATCATACGTCCATTTTATTctgattacatttattatctaCAATCAAGATTATGCAATGTATAGTCgctttattttaaagatatttaaaaatcctattgtaaataaatcttctatttaaatttcctatatttaacatttttaattttctatatttttaaatattctgcaTATATGTTCTGCTCTCAGTGAAGTAAAACTAAAAACCTAGTGTGGTAATTGTACTAtcagaaagataaaaattttaaaagaaataataagtTCTTATAGTTGTAAATCAATTACACGTGTAATATTGACGTCGTAAAACATATATTGCAATAtgacctttttttctttcggtaattcaataaaaatatctgataaaatatttataaaacattaataaaaatcattcgattatttatgtCGAAAATGAGTGATTAAAgtgttttttataattataattgcttttttctggaaatcaatttcttgtcattaataaattaatttaatagattcaCCACAAATTTTGATAGATATAatgcattgaaaataatgaaaattagagTTTAAAAGATAGCAAAAAAATCGCGCGATTGTACAATGCAACTGAATTAACAAGTAGTAAATTGGTAtggtatatattaataactggAACAAAATCTAATAAGTGAATGTTAACTGATTTTCACGATGCTATGATTGATGAACATCATTACATTATCATACTTACAAATACACTCACTACAATATCatctatttctttatataacattatcaTTATCAATATACGTGGCCAATAAGAACAGATTTGTACTtgcattgaaattgttaagtCAACTCCAATCACTTCGCACAGCCCAGTATAGCGTGtatgttttcattattttttgtttttgttttgtttaaaaatacaatttcttgtTGGATGGCAgcattcttataaaaaaattggcTTGGAGAATGTTGTAATGACATTTAGGAAGAGATTAGGGGGTTCTTCTAGTAGATACTaacttgttaataaatatgtgaaaTTGTTCCAATTGTTAATGTCAATATCACAGAGGCTTGATCGGAATATCTTTTTTTGTAGGAAAATAGGTATCTACATATTACGATGGTGATAAAGGTTACAATACTCTTAATATGGGAAAGGTAAGTCTTAAAAATGCAATACACTATACATGGGCTAAACGCATTACAACACGACTCCCTTCACCTGGTCATTAGAATTGTTCATCAATATCTGATAATTTGTTGAATGTGCGGTAATATGGagtatttgtaatatttgccATTAGAATAGTCGTTGACTGCGAGTGATATTGCTAGAGCCAGAAGTAAGAGAAAAATGTGATGGAGATTTTTTccttattattgtttatttccttatttttacTTGGGCCTAGTACGCAGCGGCTGCTACCTTCGTGAGATCAATCCATTACTTGTTCCTACTGTCGGTGTCATTTCTAATTCTACCAACAGTGGAAAATGATCTGAAgtagaaatagaaaacaattataaacgaCACTATCTCttatcttataatttaatagaaatttataaatttaccaGATGGANNNNNNNNNNNNNNNNNNNNNNNNNNNNNNNNNNNNNNNNNNNNNNNNNNNNNNNNNNNNNNNNNNNNNNNNNNNNNNNNNNNNNNNNNNNNNNNNNNNNNNNNNNNNNNNNNNNNNNNNNNNNNNNNNNNNNNNNNNNNNNNNNNNNNNNNNNNNNNNNNNNNNNNNNNNNNNNNNNNNNNNNNNNNNNNNNNNNNNNNNNNNNNNNNNNNNNNNNNNNNNNNNNNNNNNNNNNNNNNNNNNNNNNNNNNNNNNNNNNNNNNNNNNNNNNNNNNNNNNNNNNNNNNNNNNNNNNNNNNNNNNNNNNNNNNNNNNNNNNNNNNNNNNNNNNNNNNNNNNNNNNNNNNNNNNNNNNNNNNNNNNNNNNNNNNNNNNNNNNNNNNNNNNNNNNNNNNNNNNNNNNNNNNNNNNNNNNNNNNNNNNNNNNNNNNNNNNNNNNNNNNNNNNNNNNNNNNNNNNNNNNNNNNNNNNNNNNNNNNNNNNNNNNNNNNNNNNNNNNNCATACAGTTCGATATATAAATCAGTTCGAACGATAATACGAGCAAGAACAATGTTCAGACATTTACGCGTCCAACGTTGGCGCGTTCAAAAGATGCGACGTGTAAatcataaatgaaataaagccTGTTTACGTACCGTTATCCCACGCAGCTTCTTTCGTTCTCAGCAGAGCCGCAAGCCCGATGTTGTCCTTGGGCATCACTCTGTTCAACATATTGTCCGAACCCTCCGCGTTCGCCATTGCCAATTGATTGAATTCGACTAAATGCTCCTTTATTAAGGTAAATCTGTTTGGGAGAGAACAACGagaatttattacttttattatattcataattacaGCTTTACAATTTGTCCGATGGACATTTGGTAAACTCGTTTACGCGAAACGAAAATGCGCAACTTTTATAGTtatgatatttatagatatgatatttatttggaaattaatgaaacaccgaaattctttttacaaaGAGTTTTCCGCTCGACTCGTCAATGGGAGAGAAACGTCGCGCGACTTCGGCGCAGCCAGGCGATTTTCGTGATGCAACTCGCAAAAGAAGGAGCGTTACGTACACGCTATGGAGAATATAAACTTCCTCTCCGATATGTGAGGCACGTACGGTTGGGAAATATATTCCTCACCGAATACCTATTACTCGCCATCATCCCTCTTACGTCCTTAAACCCGTAAACAAGATTGAATCAACGTCACCCGGTAGAGTTGCTCAACAGACGCGGCGCTCCGGCAGAGATTGCGCGAATACTTTCGAAAAAGCAACGACCGGCGCAACGTGAAATTAAACGTTCCTTAATGGACCGATTGGTAGCCACGCGTCGATTCTAAGATAACAGTTTGATTAAACGGAAAAGTAAATGCGTGCCACGAGGAAATATTTCCTTTGTACTTTTATGCAACAGAAAACTTGTCTCCGTTAATTGCAAGACGTAGAAATTACTAAATCCATTTggttttttaatagaaatcaaACGAGAgtgatatttcaaatgaagcttaaaattatttcaaacggtaattttgtattttcgttttagataaaatttgcaaataagGTCTGCTTTTTTTGCACCGGTTCGATATTAATAGGGCGAGCGAACAAaagatgaaaaagaagaaggaaaccAAGGACTCGAAATACTATCGAAGGAACGGCATTCGGAACATTTTACACTCACTTGGCTGTCCGATAGAAGATAGCACAGCCATCGACGTATTTCCGGTCGTTCTCCGCCATTGTCTTCGCCCGCGACTTCGGCGAAAAGATTCCGTCGTAGCCGTCGTGCTTCAGCTCCGGcagaaaaaaattgtagaactgATCCGTCTCAACCTCTTGCAGGCTGATGATGTCCGCGGCGTAATGCCTGATCTCGTCCAGAATCCCTTTTTTCCGATATTCCCAGTCGAGCGCCCAGCTCGGACAATAACCGTACATTTGCCGGG
This sequence is a window from Augochlora pura isolate Apur16 chromosome 9, APUR_v2.2.1, whole genome shotgun sequence. Protein-coding genes within it:
- the Mrps24 gene encoding mitochondrial ribosomal protein S24, coding for MSVTSYIRSMLLVNQNNLLKRSIHVSTVHNRTQAGRYRPKLRQPQHLTYEMANPPHHIVARKAWNSWNTSNIEDGKRPSETLVEDIFIRNFVTGTWHDLFASEIIIKRQHNLIRIAGIVVRKIGPTKMYFLMGYTEELLSYWLHCPVKMELVTTHEKRDVVYKVI
- the Nop5 gene encoding nop5 ribonucleoprotein, with the protein product MLVLFETPAGYAIFKLLDESKLTQVDNLFQDFETPEAASKILKLKHFEKFADTTEALAATTAAVEGKLCKSLKKILKKHCSEVQEQLAVADAKLGNAIKDKLSLSCVSNTAIQELMRCIRSQVDGLFAGLPKKEMTAMALGLAHSLSRYKLKFSPDKIDTMIIQAVCLLDDLDKELNNYVMRCREWYGWHFPELGKIVTDNIAFVKTVKIIGTRENTCNSDLSDVLPEDVEEKVKEAAEISMGTEISDDDILNIQHLCDQVIEISQYRTQLYDYLKARMMAMAPNLTVLVGDLVGARLISHAGSLINLAKHPASTVQILGAEKALFRALKTKKDTPKYGLIYHAQLVGQTSTKNKGKMSRMLAAKAALATRVDALGEDSNFDLGAEHKAKLEARMRILEEGNLRRISGTGKAKAKFEKYQTKSEYLQYPASADTTLPSNKRRHSEIEGKKPLIEEIVKPEEEVVKRDEEIPKKKKKKQHTETAEESTVTEGLTETNVEDETTPVTKKKKKKVKTNITEEGSSASVTEGQQLETSQISEHESSEITKEHTKKKKKKMKQEVEGTSEVQETEDTTTPLSSEKKKKKKKKSQDE